Part of the Wolbachia endosymbiont of Ctenocephalides felis wCfeJ genome, TACAACAAACCTATTTACTACCTTATTGCCACCAGTTATTTCTGCTGTACCTGAGTCAATTAAAAAATTATTGCTCCATTCGTTATTTCCAACGACGGTACCTTTGTTTACATTGCTTAAATCATAAACAATTGTTTTATCCTTTTGTTTCCCCTTTACCCTATTATCGTGACTAATAACCATTGAATTTTTACAATAATACGAAGCAAAGTCGAATGAATTTTTTGTACCTTCTTTTTCATAATCTTGGTCAGTAACCTGTGGTAAACAAATTCTGCTAGCATCTTCAATACGATGAGGTATAACACGTGAAAGACTTCTTGTATTAGCCCTTTCTTCTTTATTCATAAGAATCTTTGCATAATCCGGACGAAGGGTATTACCACTTACTTTTCCAAAACCAATACCATAAGCAACAGTACTATTAGGGCTATTATTTAAAGCTTGCCACGCTTCTTTAGTGAGACTATTAACCATTTCCTTTCTGGCTGCAAGATGTTGCACATCTTCTGGTATAGGTTGAAAAGCAACTGTATGCCAAAAAATACGCCAATTTTCATCATGGGTTGTATCGTGCTTTTTCTCGTACTCTACGATATTGCTAACACCACTATAAACCCCCGAAGCTACCATCAATGCAACTCCAACTGCAATGCCGATTCCAGGCATGCTAAGTGCTGTAAGAGCAACACCAGACACAAACGACACAGTAGAAAAAGATATAGATGCTATATTATCCCTTATTTCTTTCTCTCCACATGGATTATCACTACTTTCTCTATTTTTACAGTCTACAAGATTATTTGCTGATATGCCTATATCAATAATATCAAATACACCACCTACAGCCCCTGCCACACCTTTTACTATTGTGCTTCCAAATTTTACTCCTGCAACCCGGACAGCAAATTTTGTCTGTTTACCTAAAGTACCTGGTATAATTTTTCCTATAACCTTTTCAGCTGATGTTACAACTCTTGGAGTAATTTTAACCATTACATTCTCAATTGGTTGAGATGCAAAAGACCATCCTATTCCGCCTAGATTTAATCCACAATCCGTTGCTGTTCCATCTTTACAAGATACAATAGCACCATGGATTCCTCTTATTAATTGTATTCCACCTGCAGCATTCATTAACCTGCTTTTTAATTTTGGATTTTTTGTTAAACCACTATTTTGTTGTAAAACATCACCTTGCAAATCTTTAATACGCTCATTCTGGACATAGCGCTCATATCCTTGATCTCCAACAACCTTATCAAGTAAGTATTTGTAATCACCTTCAATATTTTTATCCCCAACAAACTCTATTAGCTGAGCATTTTTCGCTTCATCTTTACTACTCTTAACATAAGTTAGGAACTTTTCACTATCAACTATAACCTTATCTACATTATCTTCATCCACCTTTCCTTTACTAAACTTTTCCACATCATCTTTTGCAAATAAACAATAACTGATACTTCTTCTACTCCTACCACCTTGCTTTACACAACTATTTGGATTAAGTTTTTTCTTAGGTTGCACAGCTGACTGACCCTAAAGACAGAGCTGTGCCTAACTTCCACTTCTTGAAATGCTTCTCCTGTTAAAATAAGAGAACCTTTATCTTCAGCTTTTTCATCAAAAGCAACTCCTATAAAAGCTACTTTATCACCATCTGTAAGCGTTTTATAACTAACACCCTCCTTATATTCTGTGCGTATTTGCTCATCAGCTTCCTTCACTAATGCATCAGCTTTTTCACCTTTTCTTGGTCCCTTAAGCTCTAATCCCACAGGAATATATTCTTTGGCATTTCCATCTCGGCTTGCAAACTTAATACCATGAACCAACATATCGATACGTTTTCCTCTACCTGTTTGAAGCTCTGTTAATACTAATGCTCTGTTTTCTTGTGATTCCCCCAGCCTTATATCACTATAGTGGCTGAATACTCCATGTAACGCTCCTTGAAAATGAGCCTCTTCATTAATAAAATCCCTAAAAGGAAACATTCCTTCTCCAATTTTCTTTAGTAATGAATTATATTTATCTACTGGTAGAGACTGCCCTGCTGCAGGAGTAACTTGAGACTTAAGTGCATCATCAAATGCCTCCCTTAGTCCATTAGGGTAAGGAACATCTTTTAATTCTCCTTTGAAAAACTCTTTCCCTTCTTTGTATTCATTTAAGGAATTATATCTATTAACCTCCTCTATGTTAAAAAAATCAGACTTCTTCCCTTCTTGTAAACTTACGTATACCTCTGTAATTTTGCTTTGCTCCGGTAGATCATCAGGTGTAGGTATCTTTTTACTGCTACGATCTCCTCTTCCCCCTTCTCTAATATGAAAAATAAATACCTCTTTATTTTGCCCCTGATTTCCTTTAGTCAGCATGAACGTTGTCACAGGTCTTTCAGTTGATTGTGCACCAGACCTTGTAGAAGAAGCAAGTGGGTACTCATCATATAAAAATACGGATCTCTCTAAATTAATTCTCTTGAACTCATTAGCAAGGAGAAGTTGCCCTAACAGGAATCTACTAAAGTAATTACCTCCTTTCTCCGGCGTACCAGGAAATGTGTGATAAATACGCTCTAGTGGCTGCTTTATTTTTTCTTTAACATTAGTGGTCGTATCTTGTCTTCCATTCCAGTCTGAAGCTTCCTTCAAGAGTGCTTGCATTGTAGGTGGAGCAATTTCTCTATCTTCACGGGGTGATATATGCATTGAAAACTTTTTAGTTGAATCCAAATTTAACCCTACACACAATACATTATCTGAAATAGTCAAAACACGCGTTGTATTTGGCTGAAACCCTTTTGCATAACCTTTTGCTTGCTCTAATGCATCATCTAGTTCTTTACCATGACCTATTCCTGCTTTCAATTCAATAATAATTGGAACAGCATTCGGTAATCTATTCTTACCACGAGGCACTAGAACAATATCAGCATAACCTCTTCCTGCAAATTGCTCCAGGTAAACCCTCAGATTATGCCTATAGCGGAAATTTACTAAAGCACCTGCTATAAATCCATGATGTGCTGCTTCTCGTACCTCTTTACCATAGATAAGTGAATTCTCATGTTCAGAATGGATTCCACTGACTTTTTTAAAAATTTCTTCAACAGATTCCTTTACTTTTCCTGCATTAGAATTAGTCAGTTTTGCTATATCACTTTCTGGATTATTCCATAACCCCTTTTTTATTTCCTTAAAATCATATGTTGCAGAAGCAACTTTACCCAATTTCTCATTTTCTACTTTAATAGATATTTCTCCCGTAGTTTTAGCAATCTCTATTGATCTGATTTGGAGTTTATGTCCAACATTTCTTATACTCGTACTCTGTGCCGGCAGCGCTAATTGATTAAGTATATTTTCTAGCTCATCATAGGTAAACTTTTTACTCTTACTATCAGTCTCACCAGACTCTAAAATCACAAAAAGACTTAAATTAACTTCGTAATCATCATAACCTTTATCTTTATATTCCTTTTCATTCCCCCCATCTCTTACAACAGCAACCTTCAAAATTTTCGGACCATCAAAGCGAAAATACATTTTTTTAATCTTTAATTCCTTTGCAGCTTTTGTGTCTATAAAAGTAGAAAAGCTCCCTAAAAAGAAATGAGGAAAAAATCCTTCTTTACCTACTGAATGTAAATATGATGGAATCTGATCAATATATGATTGAAACCTTGCTTCGAAAGATTCAAATTCATCGCCTCGTCGAGCCGGATGATTGACAACACCAGTACCTGTAACAGAACTTGCTTCTTTAATCAATAACTCTATTAACTCAAAATCTTGTGGTTTTTCTTCGTTTGGCATATAACCCTCCTTTTAGAACTTTTTAATGATCACCTAACCCCACATAAGATTGTTTACTAATCTCTACCTCAGCTAAATCACCACTTGGGCCAGGTATGTTTTTTTGATCGAGTTCTTTATCAGCAACCTTACCATAGGCTAAAAACTTATTTAATGAAACATGATCTCCTCGCTCTAATATAGAACGTATGTAATTTGCTTCCTCAGAAGACATAAACTCCTTGATTTGGCTAGAATTAGCCTTATCTAACATCGCCCATACTGGCTTCATAAAACCTTTTTCAACTAAAGGCACTAAAAATCTCCCTTGAAAAACAGAGTTATTCATCATTTCTTTATTCAATGTGAAGGTACGATGATCATCAAACCCCTCTCTTGTCCATACATGTATAAAAATTCCCATAGCTGTGCTTAAATAATGCTCTGGGCATTCCTTTACCATTAATTTTAACCAGAGATAGTAATCATCTTCTGGAATATTGCATGGCTTCAAAAAATCAAATAACTTCTGAAATCGATCAAAATTAAACATTTCTAGCATTCTGTATAAAGAGGCATATTCAGTATTTCTCTCCAAATCTCTTTTCAAAAGCTCTGGATATCTATCAGGACTTATCTGACTTAAACAAAATTCAAACACATCAGGATAGCCACTATCATGTGCTGCATGCACTGCAATTCTCATGAAAACTTCATCTTTCTCTCGAGCACTTAATTCACTTTCAGGTAATGAACGAACCTTATCCCAAAAGAATTCTACTGCTTCTACACGTCTTCTCCTCGAACTTATTGCTGCACGATGTAAACCAAAAACATAAGGATGCTGACCTTCTAGATCTAACTCTGAAATGTATCCACTAATGAAATGTGACCAAAATTGCATCATTGCATCTGTATACCAACTTCCACTTACTGATTTAACTAATTTTTTTAGTGCATCTGAATCTCCATCTTTTATTTTATCTTCCTGTTTAAAATGTTCAAATAGAGAGATTATATCCTCTTCTAAGCAACACCAACATGCGATTTGGTAACGATCAAAGTCATCTAGCGGATTATTTGTACCCTTCCAACTCTGGGGTTCAATCATCTTTTTAGCTACTACTCTTCTATTGAGTTTAATGCCATGTATTGTGTTAGTTTTTTCCCAACACTCTTCATTTGACAATATGTCAAGGAAAAAAGGGAGGTTTTCAGTATTGATAGTCTCTAAGTACCCACGCCCCCAATTTTTTATTTGAAGTTGTTTAGATTCTTTATAAGGATCGTCATCCTTAATAATAGAAAAAGCTACCTTAGTTAGATCATCTAAGTCCATAATTCTTACCTCACAAACAAAACCATATGTAAGATACAGAGCTATAATAATTTATAAACTCTATACTAACTTCAACATTATACTACACCTTTGTAACCTGTCAATCACTATTTTAGAACGTGTTAAGAATCTCGGATAGATGAGATAGAATAGGCATAGATTAAAGATGAGGTATATCTATGCGAAAAAGTTATCCAAGCGATGTAAGTAGAGAACAATTTGAAAAGATCAGACCGATTCTGGAAAGTAGCAGGAAGAAAACAAAACCAAGAAAGCTTGATTTATATGAAGTATTTTGTGCAGTGCTATACGTTCTAAAAAGTGCCTGCCAGTGGAGAATGCTGCCAAAAGATTTTCCAAGGTGGGAGAATGTGTATTACTATTTTCAAATGTGGAATAAAAAGAATGAAGCAGAACAAAGTTTGCTGGAATTAGTTTTAAAAAAGATTAGTTGGAGAGGTCCGTATAAACAATGGTAGGAAAGAGAAAACAAGCTTCTGTATAATTGATTCTCAAAGTGTTAAAAACACAGATACTGCTGAAAAGAAAGGCTATGATGCTGGTAAAAAGATCTCTGGTATAAAGCGCCATATTGCAGTTGACACTCAAGGTTTACCACACGCAATTCATCTGACAACTGCAGAAGCAACTGATCGTAGCAGTGCTGTGAAAATGGTTGAGAATGCTAAAGAAAGCCTCTCTGAAGTTAAAAATACACTTGTTGATGCTGGCTATACAGGAGAAAATTTTGCAACTCAAATAAAAGTAACTATCGGTGCAACTGTTGAGATAATAAAACGAAGAGAATTACATACCTTTGCTATATTGCCAAAAAGATAGGTTGTCGAGCGGTCTTTTGCTTGGTTGGAAAAGTGTAGACGGCTATGGAAAAATTGCGAACGTAAACTCAACACTAGCTTGCAAATGGTCGTTCTTGCTTTCTCTGCTTTACTCCTCAAAAGATTTTAAACAGGTTCTTAGAAAAATTTTCTAACCTAAAGTGGTTTTCAGTAAAAGGCTCTTAATAGGCTTATATAAGGTCTTTTATTAGCTATACACATTTTTGGAATTTGGTTTAAATTTTTTCAAACTATAGGTTCAACGCATATCAGTAAATAGAGTAGAAGAGAATTAAAGTAACCTGTATGATTAGAAAGAGATTTTTCTTAATTTAACTTTAGTTTTGCAGATGTATAGTATTTCTTTATTTAGAATTTTGATCTTCGTTCTTTTTTTTAATTTGCAGCTTCTTGCACAGGAAAAAACAGATATGTTTTACGATCAAGACAGTGGTTTCCAGCTACCACTACCTGGTAACATGATTATAGATGATGACAATACTGCCCTGATAGCTCATTACAAAAATGACTCTCTCATAAAAGACTCAAGAAAAGTTGTCTCATTCGAAATTGATAAGTCTGATATCTACCACTACTGCATAAGAGGGGATGTGCTAATTAGCAAGGGTGATGTTTTAGAAGAAACATGTTATAGTAGTTACCCAACATTCATGAGTTTTAACAGTAAGGAAAAAGTGTTACCAGATAAAATATTGATAGATGGGTATCACTTTATATATCTTTATACAGGTGAAGGTGCAGCAGGTACTGCTTATGATACATATATATACAGAGGTATGATTGATGGCAAGTGCGTTTTCTTTGACATTCATTCACGTATGACAAATCCTTATAACTACTTCGTTGATGATAAAACTTCAGTAGAAAATGCATATCGCTCTTTTAATGATGATATTGAAACTGTGAATAATATTATAAGAAATGCAAAATTTAATATTAATAAATAAGTCCACTAAAAGGTAAAAATGGATTAATATCTATAAAAGATTTTACTACTTGTTGGTTAAATTAAAGGGCCAGTAATATTATAGAAAATTTCAGACTTGCAATAATTTTCAATAAGAGCCTCTTGATAAGGTCAATCTGATCTTTCATTTTTTTAAATTCTGTTTTTATCATACGCTTATTAATTCTTCCGCAAGTAAAATACTATTAATTTAGCAAGATATATTATTAAGATCTCAAGCAAATTAACCATTTCCAGTGCTCAAAATCAAAAGTGGTGAGAAGTGTTTTCTTTGGGATGGGTTGGTCTACCGCAAGTTTCTTGCGAACTTTTGTTTATTGTAACTTTGCTATTCGCTAAAACTAGCCATGTTAGCTCACTTTTACTAAATTTATATACGAACTAGTTTGCCTAACTTTGCTGCCGCAATTTCAAGCTTCTATTTTCACAGCCCTATTTTCACCAAACAAACGCTAATTCTGGATGAGAAGAGAGAAAAAAAGCAGGAAAATAGGGTAAACTCAGCTAATATTGACAAATAAAAATGTAAGCGAGGTCACCCATGAATCAAGATATAACTGAACTGTTTTGCTTAGTCGATGACTTTTGTAAATCTATAGAGGAAAATTTTGCAGATAAGCTACTATCGAATGCTCGAAAACCGACAAGAGTAACTGAAATTACGCTTCCTGAGATCGTGACAATAGTTCTCCTCTATCAACAATCTCCATGCAAAAATTTTAAAGCATTCTATCTATATCACTTAACATCCACTTACAAATCAGAGTTTCCAAAATTGCCTTCATACACTCGGTTTGTTGCTCTAAAACCTAGAGTTTTGTGGCATTTAGCAATGTTGCTGCAATGGTTATGTGAGCAAGCAAAAGAAACAGGTATATCCTATATTGATTCAACTTCTATTGCAGTCTGTCATGCAAAAAGGATATACATAAACAAAGTTTTTGCTGGCATTGCAAAATTAAGCAAGAGCTCCTATAGCTGGTTTTTTGGTTTTAAATTACATATGGTAATCAATGAAAATGGTGAAATTCAGGCGCTTACTCTGACAACAGGCAATGTTGACGATAGGAAGCCAGTTCCAAACCTCACGGAAAAATTAATAGATCTGTTATTTGGAGATAAAGGTTATATTGCAAAAGAGCTGTTTGATCGAGGACTGAAACTTGTTACCAAGGTAAAAAGGGTATGAAAAATACGTTAATTTCCCTAAATGAGAAGATTTTGCTGAGAAAAAGGTCTATTATTGAAACGGTTTTTGGCTACCTCAAAAATAGACTTGAGGTTGAACATACTCGTCATAGATCTCCTGCTAATTTTCTGGTTCATATCTTTTCTACTCTCATTTCTTATTCTATGAAACCTCAAAAGCCTTCCATTTCCTATTCTTCCTTCCTTAATCCAGAATTAGCGTTTACAGATGAACTTTGCCAATTTATGGATTACTAACATGAATATATTTATTACGTTAAGAGTTTATGTAAACACCTAATCTTACTACAGAAACTCAAAAATTGCAAAATAATAAAAATATTATGTTGAAATTAGCTTGACTCATATAATATATTACACATAATATATTATATGTTTTGACTAGGAGGTGGTATGGCTTCTACTACAAAGTTAAAAAAACATGAAGAAGAGGAATTAAGTACTGGGCAAGAGTATTTGGAAACAGATGAACCATTTGATGATGGACATGAGTTAATTAAAGAAGAATACCTGTTACAAGTTTCATGTAATAATCATTTAGAAACCTCGTGGACTCAAACAGTCATTTTGCCATTTGAAAGTTATAATATGGTGCCACCATCCTTGATGGATGATCGAGATTCACTACGAAAACAAGTATGTGTTTGGTTTGCTCAAGAGCATGATCTCAAGGGAAGTCAAAAAGAGTTAAACGCAAAACTACTAAGTATTTTAAAATACCTAGACTGGTACGAGGATAATATTTTTGATTATGATAATGGCAGTGCTGTTGAACTTGAAGAATTTTTAAAAAGTAATGAAAATGACCCAAATCTAAAAGTCATTCTTGACCTTCCAAGGGGAGAATCCGGGGTAACGGTGTTGCATGCGGTTTCAAGAGCTCGTACAAGGGAAGCGATTCGTGATCGGGTAGATCAAGCTGTAGATTTACTTTTGAAAGCAGGAGCAGATCCTAACGCAAAGAATAATGAAGGAGAAACACCTTTGCACTATGCTGCTGCTATTGGTAATAATAAAGGTGTAAGCTCACTACTTCGGGCTGGTGCTAATCCAAGTATGTGTGATAGACAAGGAAAAACTCCACAACAGATTGCAATTGCTGGTGGTCACTACAATGTTGCATGGTCCCTTTTAACTAAGAAACAAGAGAAGCTGAGGCAAGAATTATGTAACATTTGGTTCAATCATACAGATCTTTTTGCCTTAAATAAATTAAAAGAGCTTGTAAAAAGGTTTTTAGATGAACATAAGAGTAACCCAGACCTAAAAGTGGTACTAAATATTCGGGGAACAGGAAGTAAGGCGTTATTTCTTGAACTTGCTGATAATATTTGTTATGCTAATGCAGGTATTTCTGATGTTAATGAAGCCATTGGTGTAGAAATAAGAAACTTATTTTTAGAGGCAGGGGCATCAGATGATATACGTCATTGCCTAGTAAAGGAAGAACTACCTTGCACTTTATGGCGTAATTTAACGCCAGCCCAACAAAAAAAACTAGATGATTTTTTAGGTAGAATATCTAAAGTTGAATGTGTGAGCAAGCTAGAAAAAATTGTAGATGAGGCCATCAGGTCTGGGGTGCGACTAGGTTTTAACGAAGACTTTTCTCCACAGTGCCCTTTTCCAGACGATTGGCATAGTTTTGCAGATTATGTGATAAAAAGAATTGGTGAGTTAAAAGGGAATCCTAAAACTGCTAGTGATATAATATGTAAACTGATTTCAAAGGGGGCAGTATTGTATAATAGAAACAGTATGGATATAATTGACGAACTGGAATTAGAATTTAAAGATTTTAGAGCTAATTTGGACAAAACTTATGCAAGTCATAGGAATAATGCTAATAAATTTATTAAAGCTGCAAGAGAAGCAACCACTGGTAGGCTGAATGATGTGAGAATAGATAACACTACTTTTTACTTAGAATATTCAGAAGATAGCACAATAAATGTTGCAATGATCACAGATGAAGAAAAAAATTTGGTACCAAACCAGAAAAACATACAATCTAGAAAAGATATAATAAAGATCGGTAAAAGTGAGGTGGAAATTATAACGGTAAATGGCGTCAGGCATTATACTGACCTTATAGATGGTAGTGATATAGTATTAATTTTCTATACCAGTTTGGGAGAATTAGAAGTGAGACTGTACCCTGATATGCAAAATAAGAACCTAGTAAAGGTAGAAGTAAGAGATCAAGAAATGTGGGAAAAATTAAAGAATTGTGAAGAAGAAATAGGAAAAAATTGCTCACTGGGTAGGTATTCAGTGTACGACGCTGTTGAACGAGGATATTTTGAAAGGCCAGAAAAACTGCGCCAACCTTCTGAAAAAATTATCTTACCTGATGAACAGAAAAAAGGAGAGTGGTGTAGGAGAATAAGTGAAGTACCAAGTTCAGAACAAACAACAAGCCGTACTATAGGGTAAAAGGATGACATGTTCAATGTTCACAGCACTACCTATTTAATATTTCAAGGAAGTGTTTTAAGAAGCTTGCTCAATGCTTATGTTTTTTTAGAAATGTCCTTTTATGCCCGATTCAAAGGAGGATAAGCAGTAACAGGTTGTTCCATATCTTCTATTTTTTCGAGCTTAGTGCTGGGCTTTATAGCATTATACAGTGCAAAACCCAGACAAACCAACCCAACAATCCCGCCAACTACCGCTATAACGTGCATTTTCAGGATATACAATGTAAGACTATTCGCTAGTAACACCACACCAACTAAACCAGCTACGATTGCTCGCCTTTGTTGCGTTGCTTTTGGTAATGGTTTTTCTTGTTCGTTAGCAGTACTATTATCAAAACAAGGCTTTGTTTCAGCTAAAGAGAGGTTGTCAGAGGCGTTTGGTGTTTCATCTACAGAAGCAGTGAGTGAAGCAGCTTGATCTTCTATTGTTGTTATATCACTATTTTCGCATGATTCAACTATGTTGGTTTCAATATTAACAGCAGCATCTACTGTAGCAGTAGGGGAAAGGGTTTGCTGTTCAATGGTTGTTTCCGTGTTAAGAACATCTTCCAAAGGTTTTTCTGGTCCTGGTGAAAGTTTCCTACCACTAGAAACACTTGGTCCTTGTGTAGCAGTTTCTTTTGGAGCGGCGATGTCCTTCAAATTTCTTAATTTTTTGACAATAGCTTTCTTTACTTTTTTTGGTAGTTTCATAATGTCTTCTCCTTTTATGTTAAAGTTTATTAATTGAGGAAATGGCAACAGGATTAGCTGCCTACCCCATAAGCTTGGTGTTCTTTTTTAATCAAAGGTATTTTGCTATTCTTTCGCTGTAAAATGTTTAGCTTACTCAAACAGCACTAACACGATTTACCTCTTTTTGGATGTAAAAGTCTTCTAGGAATTGTTCTCTTAAACTCTAAGATATTTTGTTCAACATTGTAACAGGATTCAGAGAACTTGTATTTGGCGTACTATTGTTTAATTTTTCGCACTATGTGCACTGCATGTCTTTTTAAAACTTCGGGTTTTTGCCCATACAAGCTGAAACGCGCTTATAAGTCGTTTAAGACATCACCCAACGCCGGATTTTAAAATAGAGAGTGGAATAACTAGCTACCTCGGGGTTTTATTGTCTTTTCTTCCTGTCTGGTAAATTTCTTAAATATTATAGCTTAGACTAGTTGCGTTTAAAAGCAGCTAAATTGCAGCGTTTAAGACATAAAAACGCCGATACTGAAAATAAATACTGACCAGGGCTTCTTTTGCCTTTTTTCATTTGGTAGATTTCTTATAGCTAATGTCTTGCTATTTGCTTTTCGAAACAAATAGATTGAATCTTTCTACAGAATTATGTATAATTATTAATACCTTTTAAGTTCATTTGTTATGGCTTTTTCTAAATTTCTCGATCCAAAATTGGACTTAACCTTCAAGAAAATCTTTGGTACTGAAAAAAATAAGAAGATCCTTATCCATTTTTTAAATGATATTCTAGGGTGTACTGAAGTTAATACTATACAAGAAATAGAATTTATCAGCACCATTTTGAATCCTGAAATTGCCTCTGAGAGACAAAGTATAGTTGATGTTCTCTGTCAGGATTCTGTTGGCAACAGATTTGTGGTTGAAATGCAGCTTACTCGTGATAAAGGTTTCGAAAAACGCGCTCAATATTATGCTGCTAAAGCTTACTCAAGGCAAGTTGGTAAGTATGCTAATTTACAGAAGATCTTCTTTATTGCAATTTCAAATTGTGTTTTATTTCCTGATAAGTCCAATTACATATCTAGCCATACCATCAGAGATGAGAAGACTAATGAGCATGACTTACAAGATTTTCAATTTGTGTTTATTGAACTACCTAAATTTCCTAAAAATAAAGTAGAGCAATTAACAAGCATAGTAGAACGCTGGTGTTACTTTTTCAAGCATGCAGAAGAAACCACTGAAAAAGATCTAAAGAAGATTGCAAGAGAAGCGCCTATAATAAAGAGAGCATATGATGAATTAGACAGGTTTAACTGGAATGAAAAAGATCTAACGGCATATGAAGAAAGAATAATGGATCTTTACAAAGAGGAAGCTATCCTTGAATACAAACTTGAGACTGCTCAAGAAAAAGGTATAAAGAAAGGGAGAGAAGAAGGCATCCAAATCGGCGAAGAAAAAGGCAGACAAGAAGGCATCCAAATCGGTCAAGAATATGGAATCAAAATTGGGGCAAAAAAGGGAAAAATTGAAGTGGCAAAAAACCTACTTAAAGCTGGTGCATCTGTTGACTTGATAGCTGAATCCACTGGTCTTCCTAAAGCTGAAATTGCGCAGCTCAAAAAAGAAGTCACGTTCAAACCACTTAGCTGAACAGAAACTGATATTTTGAAGTACATATAAATAATTAGCTACCCACGGGGATTCTTTTACCTTTTTTTATTTGGTAAATTACTTAAATATTTATAGCTAAAGCAATTCAAAAGTCTATAAAGGGTGTCATTCCAGTGCTCGACACTGGAATCCAGTAGAAAAAAGAGTGGATCCCAGTGTCCGCTACTCGGATGACAAGAAGAGGAGCTACTTGGACGACAGGAAAATGGCTACTTGGATGACATTATTAAGTAGCACTGGAATAACAGACAAAGGGGTTACAGGGATTACATCTACAACCCTGTCATTCCAGTGTCAGCTACTTTCATGACACCCTACTTTGGCACTCAACATTTAGTGCTTAATACTGGGTCTTAACAAATTCAAAAAAATCTATTAAAAGGAGGACTATCATGTCTACAATAATTCTATCATCAATTTTAGGTCAAGCTGGTAGTATTTTTGGTCCAATTGGCCAAGTTATTGGCTCGGAACTTGGTGCTTTGCTTGGTGCACAGCTCGATAATGCAATATTCGGCCTTGATGCCGAGCAAAAGGTAACGTATGGGGCAAGGCTAAAAAATCTGCAAGTTCAAACTTCAACC contains:
- a CDS encoding ankyrin repeat domain-containing protein, coding for MASTTKLKKHEEEELSTGQEYLETDEPFDDGHELIKEEYLLQVSCNNHLETSWTQTVILPFESYNMVPPSLMDDRDSLRKQVCVWFAQEHDLKGSQKELNAKLLSILKYLDWYEDNIFDYDNGSAVELEEFLKSNENDPNLKVILDLPRGESGVTVLHAVSRARTREAIRDRVDQAVDLLLKAGADPNAKNNEGETPLHYAAAIGNNKGVSSLLRAGANPSMCDRQGKTPQQIAIAGGHYNVAWSLLTKKQEKLRQELCNIWFNHTDLFALNKLKELVKRFLDEHKSNPDLKVVLNIRGTGSKALFLELADNICYANAGISDVNEAIGVEIRNLFLEAGASDDIRHCLVKEELPCTLWRNLTPAQQKKLDDFLGRISKVECVSKLEKIVDEAIRSGVRLGFNEDFSPQCPFPDDWHSFADYVIKRIGELKGNPKTASDIICKLISKGAVLYNRNSMDIIDELELEFKDFRANLDKTYASHRNNANKFIKAAREATTGRLNDVRIDNTTFYLEYSEDSTINVAMITDEEKNLVPNQKNIQSRKDIIKIGKSEVEIITVNGVRHYTDLIDGSDIVLIFYTSLGELEVRLYPDMQNKNLVKVEVRDQEMWEKLKNCEEEIGKNCSLGRYSVYDAVERGYFERPEKLRQPSEKIILPDEQKKGEWCRRISEVPSSEQTTSRTIG
- a CDS encoding Rpn family recombination-promoting nuclease/putative transposase — its product is MAFSKFLDPKLDLTFKKIFGTEKNKKILIHFLNDILGCTEVNTIQEIEFISTILNPEIASERQSIVDVLCQDSVGNRFVVEMQLTRDKGFEKRAQYYAAKAYSRQVGKYANLQKIFFIAISNCVLFPDKSNYISSHTIRDEKTNEHDLQDFQFVFIELPKFPKNKVEQLTSIVERWCYFFKHAEETTEKDLKKIAREAPIIKRAYDELDRFNWNEKDLTAYEERIMDLYKEEAILEYKLETAQEKGIKKGREEGIQIGEEKGRQEGIQIGQEYGIKIGAKKGKIEVAKNLLKAGASVDLIAESTGLPKAEIAQLKKEVTFKPLS